The following DNA comes from Hordeum vulgare subsp. vulgare chromosome 3H, MorexV3_pseudomolecules_assembly, whole genome shotgun sequence.
cggccatgccaaagaaagagtgcCAGATCGAGAGATCTTCAGACGCCACGGCCTCTAGTATGACACTGCATGCCTTGACATGGCCCTTATACTGCCCTTGTCAAGCAgaagggcagttcttccactccaagtgcatgcagtctatgctaccaagcatccctgggaagcccCTGCTCGCATTCATCGCCAACTAACGAGTTGTATCTTCAGCAGTCGGCTttctcaagtactcagggccaaatACAGCAATAACAGCCTTGCAGAACTTATACAGGGACTCTAGGCAAGTAGACTCGCTCTTACGAACATACTCGTCAATGAGATCACCGggcactccgtatgcaagcattcggatggcggcggtgcatttctgataagaggaaAAACCTATCTTGCCAAcggcatcctctttgcactcgaaatagtcaTCATAGTTGGCCATCCCCTCTCTAATACAGTTGAAAAGATGCCTATTCATACGAAAATGACGGCGGAATTTTTGATGTTTGAACAACGgatttgttgtatcaaagtagTCCTTCGAAAGAAGGAAATGCCCGCTCTCTCGGTTGCGCCGGAAGGTGGCCCGGAATGGAGCCACGGAACAACGGTCGCTCGCTGTTAAGAtggtgatggaccaacacggcagccaatacctcctcctcatcatcggaCAACGACTTATCGGAGTCGCAAAGGAAATTGTGGGAAAAAAACTCATCGACGGAGTCCATTTTATACATTGGCAAACTGTCGAACAACTTGCACGCGTTGACGAAGGAGACGAGCGACGAAGGGAGTCGTGGCACGCACGGACCAGCTAGCTGCCCTGCCGACGTCCGACGAGCGTGCTGGTGAGGATCTAGCCGGGCGGCGAGGTGGCTTCTTGGTCGGGGCGGGCTGTGTGTGGGGGTGTGGGGGGAGGGGCGCGGGAGTGGGAAGCAATCGGCTCCCTAACGGTAAGCCGACGGCGACGGGCGAGTGGGCGGATGTGGAGGCGCCGACAGCTGGCAGAGTCACCGGAAAAATGGGCGAGGCGTCAACGACGAAGGAGGCAGGCGAGGGTTGGCGCGTTGAATCGCCTTTTATGTCCGCGTCGGCCCAAACGGACGACGGCGGACAaaatgggtcgccccattggaGTTGTTCTTACTTGCTCCTGTTTAGAGTAGCACTTCGATTCCAGTGGAAACGAAACCAGGCACCAATGACATTTTGCAGAAACACAATAGAATTGCAACAATGGTTGAATTTCCACACCTGCTCACCTAGCCTTCCAGGCCAGTTGTCAAAATTTGCTTACATTACAAACTAACCAGCACCTCTTGATGCTGCTCACTGTTACAAATTTGGAAGAAATCGCCAATCGTTCCTTCATCATTATTTCTGCTCAACATAACCAATCTCCTCCTGCCTATGGCTTCTCCAAACAAGGTTGACCGGTCTATTGAGCTGGAGATGAGTTTGATGGTGAGTTATCAGTTCCAGTTGTTTCAGTCGCTGCTGTTCCATTTGATTGCTCCACCAATACATCAGTAGCCGCCTCGGATTCCTTGGGCGTTGCCGTTTCTACTTTCTCTTTTGACATCTCCTTTCGGAGATCCTCTTTGGCCAAGCTTGAGAATTGCTTGTCCAATGATCTTGCCGCACCTAGCCATGCAAGCACGATGACCAACAGTATACCGCCAAGGTAGGGCGTCGAGTTTGCCAAAGAGCCAAATATCAGGATCAGAAACTGTTGGATCAGCGCACCACCGGACTTGCCCAATGGGTTGCAGACAACATCAATGGCTGCCTTTCCCTTCAACTGCAAAATGATCGAACAAAAGTTAGCATGTGCAGCATAACAATGGTGCAGTCAGTGACTTGTTTAGCTAGCCAAACATGGTGCTAACCAGGAAACATGAAGGAGAATATGGTATGATGTTTACCGGACTAGGCTACATGTGCACTGATCTTACTGCTCACGGCAAGGAATTGCACTTGTTGAAAGTACTTATAATTAAGTCTACAACAAATTCGGCAGCAGGGAAAAACAAGTAATGTCATTATCCAACTACATGACCATGCTGAGCTCTGTATGAGATTTAATATGTTTAATAAAGGTGTATCTCAACTGATAATTATGTAGTTGCCATACTAAATTCCTCATCACAGTAATCGATAATTATGCGTAAATTATTTACTAATATTTACATATAGTCAATCAAAAAATTGCTAGAGTAAACACATGCGGAGTATCAAGCAACCAATTAACATACATGAAATACCATTAGGCAGAAAAGAACATCAGTAAATGAATATATATTTTCACAGAAAAATTTACCAAGGAATCACACAGATAAAAATGGAGTCTGGAAGGATGAACAAACCTTCATATCTCCATCCAAAGGAATATAGGCCATTTCTTTGCACGGGTCGAATAAACTGTACTTTGCACTCTTGCTAAATATGTTCTGCAGGGCACCCACATAAACAGCCGCAAGAAGAGGGGTCATACCCCACGTGGCAAGCAGGGGAGTCAATGGTTGCCCAaacaaaatcagagagaagaaacCAACGCCAGTCACCAACAAAACTGTGGGGGTGATCATGGCGGCTACACCCCAGCCAAATCTTTGGAATATAATCCGACCTAACAGCATCATCGTGAAAGTTGCAATTCCAGTTGCAGTAGAGAAATCACCCATGAAGGATGAGTACTCGTTTGGACTGGGGaactgccaaaatgaataaggaaCCATTACTGCAATGAAAAGGTTAAAGGAGTACgaggaaagaagaaaaacaaaagccGAAAAAAATTACCTGTGCCTTGAGCTTCGATTTCCATGTGACTTCCACAAGATTGATACTAATGCCGTATGCAACAACTAAGGTAGCAAGGTCCCTCACATATTTTGAAGAGATCAGAACTTTCATACTCTCTTTCATGCTAAGCTTAGGTTTGTTCTGTTGAAACAATGGCTATCAGAATATGTAAGTAGTAATAAAAAGGGAAGCACATTCAAGTATTCTACTGACCTTTTTCTTCTTGTGATCAGATTTTGGAAGAGAAGGGTCATTCAAAACAAGCTTGTTCACTCCCCAATAAATGGAAGTAATGACAAGCCCAAGAAGTACCACTATGCCCATCATTCCTTTCAAAGATACCTCCCAACCATCAACTCCTGGACCCATTGTCTTCCGCAAATTTGAGAAATACTTCACAGTACGCCCGGAAAAGATAAGGGCAATATTTGCCCCAAGGCCAAACAGAGGGtagaactcttttgcttcatcaacTGTGGTGATCTGAAAAAGATTTAATCAACTCAACTGGAGCACAAAGGGCTATCATTTAATACAAAAACTgaacaaatataaaataaatattgAAACCCAAAATTCCATATGGCAGGCACAAAAATTACATGGACAAACAAAGCCATCACAAAGGACCCTTTCTTTAGCAATCTGCCTTCCAATGGACAGCAATACAAAGCTACAAACACCATGGCAAACCTTAGGCGCAACAGTGCACCAACAACTACTACTGTGAGCTCCTACCATTCAGATACCCCTCCCACCCCACACCCATGTTGCTCGCCTCTGGCAGGCATTACGATTGACTAACAAGAGCTAATGGCAAAGCAACTGTGGAAGTGGAAACTAACCACCAGATCCTTCTACGATAAAATACCGGCCAATCCTTATGTTCATTTTGTGGAGTGTCTGGCTACACCGTTATGGTATGGTCTTCGGATACATAACTTCCTCACTACCACAGTAAAAGTGCAGGCTCATAATCTCTATTTTCTTAATGAGCTCTGAATACGCCCACTTAGGAGGTATTTTCAATAAAACTTACTGCAGAACAGAatgtttcagatctgaaacttaACAAGAATAACTATCAAATTATGATAACGGAACCATTGAAAACATACAAGTGTTAAACGTGACAATGCAATGCTGAATATTTCCATACACTATCTTTGTGTTCTCCTTCTGTAATTTTATTGATTTGTGTTCACTTCTTTTTAGCGAGTTTCAGAAATGCTGTCCTgattgtctctctcaaaagatattGGACAGACTCAGTGCATAGAAGCTCCCACGCAAGGTGGGGTCTGGGGAGGGATTATAGGAACCTAGtcttactctcaaaagatattgcAGCTAGTAAAATATCCGTTGAGCGCATATCAAGTATGAACAAGGTACCCTTCCATTCTGGAAGAGAAGTAGTCATAATGCAAAAATATACTATTAGCTTTGCTCAAGACTAAATTGCTCATAACTATCTCAGAAGGGGTTAGAAAGTGCGAACCATATCAAGCCATGTGTTACATGAAAAATATATTGACAACCAGTTGATGACTGAAAACAACTCAATCATAATTCAGGTTGGAAGCTATCAACAAATATGAACTAGCCATCAAATTATTATAACAGAACCATTGAAAACGTACAAGTGTTAAACGTGACAATGCAATGCTGAATATATCCATACACTATCTTTGTGTTCTCCTTCTGTAATTTTATTGATTTGTGTTCACTTCTTTTTAGCGAGTTTCAGAAATGGTGTCCTgattgtctctctcaaaagatattGCAGCTAGTAAAATATCCATGAACGCATATCAAGTATGAACAAGGTACCCTTCCATTCTGGAAGAGAAGTAGTCATAATGCAAAATATACTAGTATTAGCTTTGCTCAAGACTAAATTGCTCataattagtactccctccgtccggaaatacttgtcttagaaatagatgtatctctatttctaagacaagtatttccggacggagggagtatctcagAAGGGGTTAGAAAGTGCGAACCATATCAACCCATGTGTTACATGAAATAAATATTGACAACCAGTTGATGACTGAAAACAACTCAATCATAATTCAGGTTGGGAAGCTATCAACCATGCAGCAGACGATATTCGTAGTAGAAAGCAACAAGCACCTAGACCTCAACCAACAGTTTCAGCCATACAATGCAGTGAGAAATGCTACAATGCAGGACCTACGAAAAAACCGCTACTATAAAGAGCACATTCCGACTATAAACATCTCTCTGTCTGGTTAACCATTGTGACAGAGAGAAGTTTTGCTCTCGAATAACCGACCATCCCGTCAAATACTTGACTATGAACGGTCAAAACTATAAACTTAGCCTGGAAACTAACGACAGGACTGACATTTGCACATTCCAAGGTTGAACGAATAAACCAAAGCCGTAACTCACCTGGTTGGCAAAACCCCAGAAGAGGACAGAGACAACGACGCTGCCCCATAGCTCGGCCATGACATAGAATAAGCAGAAGCTCCAAATCCTGAGGATAGCTACAGGTCCAAGGAAGCTCGGGCCGAGCGCCGCCAGAAGCTTGTCGGCGAGAGCGGTGGGATGGATGGCATCCCTGAGCGGGTAGAGCACGAAGCCGAAGAGGCCGAAAAAGGCGATGAAGGGGAATATGACGGTGTAGAAGAGCGCCTCCCGGGAGAGCACGTCGGAGAGCTTGGAGTATGCCAGCATGAAGCCGATGGCC
Coding sequences within:
- the LOC123443971 gene encoding plastidic ATP/ADP-transporter-like, whose amino-acid sequence is MESLALLTAKPGLSLRAGPRLPLPRLRPARASLSTASSSRPAALQSPLLSSRPPSSQDAVLGYGLLKRRASAGAGVSCSAAAAAAAAEPQPPALPEVKKFLGVGLPTLKKIVPLGLMFFCILFNYTILRDTKDVLVVTAKGSSAEIIPFLKTWVNLPMAIGFMLAYSKLSDVLSREALFYTVIFPFIAFFGLFGFVLYPLRDAIHPTALADKLLAALGPSFLGPVAILRIWSFCLFYVMAELWGSVVVSVLFWGFANQITTVDEAKEFYPLFGLGANIALIFSGRTVKYFSNLRKTMGPGVDGWEVSLKGMMGIVVLLGLVITSIYWGVNKLVLNDPSLPKSDHKKKKNKPKLSMKESMKVLISSKYVRDLATLVVAYGISINLVEVTWKSKLKAQFPSPNEYSSFMGDFSTATGIATFTMMLLGRIIFQRFGWGVAAMITPTVLLVTGVGFFSLILFGQPLTPLLATWGMTPLLAAVYVGALQNIFSKSAKYSLFDPCKEMAYIPLDGDMKLKGKAAIDVVCNPLGKSGGALIQQFLILIFGSLANSTPYLGGILLVIVLAWLGAARSLDKQFSSLAKEDLRKEMSKEKVETATPKESEAATDVLVEQSNGTAATETTGTDNSPSNSSPAQ